In Onthophagus taurus isolate NC chromosome 6, IU_Otau_3.0, whole genome shotgun sequence, a genomic segment contains:
- the LOC111427996 gene encoding uncharacterized protein isoform X2: protein MDADSSYGGSDTAQDSSVPDTSSMEAHHDQSIHNGEVRVISHSKPEENQYYHKNEITLPVNYDETDRKLPHYLSTANLNINEEQPDNDKYSSTKKLNAMDSSPSTHNGLDNPAFAFDEPPMKQEVNGGVVRSTFDEKRPYNNGDVKNTLALDLTPTKNDESMMMAEAVNLELVNLKPNSKDVTGAYEFESNGLDTIPVKKETDIELGKRYDEYFVPVNEHRKYMRGEKLYVTMDKRSNKKRSKCWCWAICLALVAAALIVGILAAVGVIGGPDSSNSEVAARHFSGNHPDPTEATNTKGRIPQILHDAHEDHYVPRALESQIIIDNMQFSDALKDENSQEHKDLVKNIESQLLNALFDQKELKNGSSHIKLKVINITPGSVVITYRVAWVFKDDGVNKDPINEDVITSKLMDNIHQRNGYLTSDYHFSEDVQTKKIHDVCKHGNNGCEKFCSFDYTTVTFVCGCPIGEKLDLDMKSCVHAGDEVETENKPQLGAVGLPSKSNEHGLFEAEHEAEAESESEPEPKLEPESQPEPQPEPEPEPQPEPEPEPEPEPEPESQPEPEPEPEPKSESEPEHDRKPKIDLESELDPEVGQQTEPQPEPEPEPQPEPQPEPEPEPKLVYEVDSQPKSVYDSEPESTTQPEQDQHYQTQSEHKSHVELLPILEVITTAEPELKTESNIKLEPEPSAEPEPSSEPEPTAEPEPSPEPEPSPEPAPEPTAEPEPYTEPEPSPEPEPTAEPEPSPEPEPSPEPNIIVETSPEPTTQPSHEETSPLLLPVHTEIKETTTMDVDEPTTMLPSQDVNQNLNTEQPKSNSSVETSQNPVDVMLTEARDTTMQVPVMETTQPEVIPPVIIMKEEITTEKQQEEITESINSVVFNDEIPLKDDNLIRTTTEMEEILTSLPEIKPSVNQEEILIKEIIPQTTIREELLTSSVDVSSMSNLNESTETTTEMESITELSTLNDEMETTTIPQLSREEDLNKTEVTLQQFHLRDGKTSDIDVPMTTEFGTIKENLNETEVAVAEAVSTLKDVNENEFKPVLDDEDIFENLNDGIVLNVNNSTISTENFNFINTSSETTEGYVTTVLINNEVENVQNSTDFSVISNQTENANQMNHTESAQIEESNVTSTEYNHEENHHEHIMEQMSPFLPEIENYTIIHSDMHDIDHKEYFEVPKITVPPRLDNDQMNTTNKNEINPTDITLSVVPLNSDDDNQVHEEEIKQQNDLNLSFNEILSAVEEKTTTKKLEQEPTIKSHTQTTLSPYIINNVHSNKYFDSYKNDDTISYGILYDSHELPTTTISSFENESESENETENKTENDTESKTENEIENKTDSDIKINTETETKGDFNAEMNIETTEPISEQNVETTTMMDEMTTKLIDKAETNEVENFPTSTEMIETTNPQIIFDLTTTKLNDSNIIESGTSAEDLLAMETTTFGKSTKPNGGSVGIRGHNVKIEDMTTVHAEIIHTVTEIINIIENDTVPFETTTSEEIPETTMMLDNAVTTNRRMYAVSESIEDVTTPSMILLKTTESIHDVEFTPKDIIQPGGDDETFLSVIPLPSSSLKPEGETKLDEELKSDDDHKLNNLEYFNNLNIINNEDANVLEKVNHQINNVHNKNDHDGIKEDEFEYSDYSVEKASKKSLGEKKSYDKKPKLDKQFEVEEIKPVTEGFSLTGFSRCPIGQFQCLNGTSLRDGSYCIPRSDRCDSVDDCSDGSDETGCIEMECPNNFQCTSGQCLKRHLVCDGIYNCNDKSDEIQCENWKCNFDEFLCGINGRCIPLAWKCDGKAQCPGGIDERNCHPKSCRNDEFHCVQQDACVPLTWRCDGKMDCMDGEDEKLCGCSIDQFKCSMGGGCINISGRCDGIEQCADHSDEWNCVKTDVLNATIMDDNTTMNQSILMVQSMNTTWLPVCTDRWNSTFSNLFCQKMGFERAIIAEEVDFPANFTEKYFRLKPIIEYTENILTQLEETSSCNQVISITCQEFTCGTSTPQDIQARIISNNSASTTQWPSVMLLYNKKLNIQCTGSLLTPSWILASYSCMIEQQSKHVPVKDWVVYAGSPYFNNGDNSSTQIGIVKDIISHPQLKFNQFEYNNDMVLIKLKSPLVINNNVSTICLPAKDIEERQLCVTAGWGYNKPGETNVQRQLHYLPVPIIEQTTCNGTDHYNGFLNKEKICAGYTESDNTPCYNDEGAPLMCFSEATSKLELHGVLSHHGNCGRSRHPALYSSINDDVRRWITSTIGSQSFQIS, encoded by the exons atggATGCAGATAGTAGTTACGGTGGGAGCGATACAGCTCAAGATTCCTCCGTACCCGATACAAGTTCCATGGAAGCACATCACGATCAATCAATTCATAACGGTGAAGTACGAGTGATTAGTCATTCGAAACCGGAAGAAAACCAATATTACCACAAAAACGAGATAACGTTACCAGTAAATTACGACGAAACCGATAGGAAACTACCCCATTATTTATCGAcggcaaatttaaatataaacgaaGAACAACCAGACAACGACAAATATAGCAgtacgaaaaaattaaacgcaATGGATTCTTCGCCGTCGACTCATAATGGCTTAGATAATCCGGCGTTTGCATTCGATGAACCTCCAATGAAACAGGAAGTAAACGGCGGTGTTGTGAGGTCAACATTCGACGAAAAAAGGCCGTATAATAATGGAGACGTAAAGAATACGTTAGCGTTGGATTTAACGCCGACGAAAAATGATGAATCGATGATGATGGCGGAAGCGGTTAATTTAGaattggttaatttaaaaccaaataGTAAAGATGTTACCGGAGCTTATGAGTTCGAATCGAATGGTTTAGATACGATTCCAGTAAAAAAGGAGACTGATATAGAGTTAGGAAAACGTTATGATGAGTATTTCGTCCCTGTGAACGAGCATAGGAAATACATGAg GGGGGAAAAACTTTATGTTACCATGGATAAGAGATCCAATAAGAAGAGGAGTAAGTGTTGGTGTTGGGCTATTTGTTTAGCTCTTGTTGCTGCCGCTCTTATTGTTGGTATTTTAGCTGCAG TCGGTGTTATTGGTGGACCGGATTCTTCAAACTCAGAAGTAGCAGCAAGACATTTTAGCGGAAACCATCCTGATCCAACGGAAGCAACGAATACAAAAGGTCGCATTCCACAAATACTTCATGATGCACACGAAGACCACTAtg ttcCTAGAGCTTTAGAATCACAAATAATCATCGATAACATGCAATTCTCAGATGCACTAAAAGATGAAAATAGCCAAGAACACAAAGATCTTGTTAAAAACATCGAATCGCAATTATTAAACGCTTTATTTGACcaaaaagaattgaaaaatgGATCTTCCCATATCAAATTGaaagttataaatattac TCCTGGTAGTGTTGTGATTACATATCGCGTGGCTTGGGTTTTCAAAGACGATGGGGTCAATAAGGACCCAATTAACGAAGATGtaataacttcaaaattaatggaCAATATTCACCAAAGAAACGGTTATCTAACAAGCGATTATCACTTTAGCGAAGATGTCCAAACGAAAAAAATCCATGATGTATGTAAGCACGGTAATAATGGATGTGAAAAGTTTTGCTCGTTCGATTATACAACAGTCACGTTTGTTTGTGGGTGTCCAATTGGGGAAAAACTTGATCTAGATATGAAATCATGCGTTCATGCAGGAGATGAAGTCGAAACAGAAAATAAACCTCAATTGG GTGCTGTTGGGTTACCGTCAAAATCGAATGAACATGGTTTATTTGAAGCAGAACATGAAGCTGAAGCAGAATCTGAATCGGAACCTGAACCTAAACTTGAACCTGAATCTCAACCTGAACCTCAACCTGAACCTGAACCTGAACCTCAACCTGAACCTGAACCTGAACCTGAACCTGAACCTGAACCTGAATCTCAACCTGAACCTGAACCTGAACCAGAACCTAAATCTGAATCTGAACCTGAACATGACCGTAAACCAAAAATTGATCTTGAATCTGAGTTAGATCCAGAAGTAGGTCAACAAACAGAGCCGCAACCGGAGCCAGAACCAGAGCCACAACCAGAGCCACAACCGGAGCCAGAACCAGAGCCAAAGCTAGTATATGAAGTAGACTCACAacccaaatctgtttatgactCGGAACCTGAATCAACGACACAACCTGAACAAGATCAACATTATCAAACACAATCTGAACATAAATCACATGTAGAATTATTACCAATCCTTGAAGTGATAACTACAGCAGAACCTGAACTTAAAACAGAATCGAATATTAAATTAGAACCTGAACCATCAGCAGAACCAGAACCATCATCTGAACCCGAACCAACAGCTGAACCTGAACCATCTCCTGAACCTGAGCCATCACCAGAACCAGCACCAGAGCCAACAGCCGAACCTGAACCATACACTGAACCTGAGCCATCACCTGAACCAGAGCCAACAGCAGAACCGGAACCTTCTCCTGAACCTGAGCCATCACCAGAACCTAACATTATTGTTGAAACATCTCCAGAACCAACAACACAACCATCACATGAAGAAACATCACCACTTCTACTACCAGTTCATActgaaataaaagaaaccaCAACAATGGACGTGGATGAACCCACAACGATGCTCCCATCTCAAGAcgttaatcaaaatttaaacacTGAGCAACCAAAATCAAATTCGTCTGTTGAAACAAGTCAAAATCCTGTTGATGTAATGCTTACGGAAGCTCGAGACACAACTATGCAAGTACCAGTAATGGAAACAACTCAACCGGAGGTTATACCTCCCGTAATAATTATGAAAGAGGAAATAACAACAGAAAAACAACAGGAAGAAATAACGGAATCAATTAATTCTGTAGTTTTTAACGATGAAATTCCATTAAAGGATGATAATCTTATAAGAACCACAACGGAAATGGAAGAAATCTTAACTAGTTTACCAGAAATAAAGCCTTCGGTTAATCAAGAAGAAAttcttattaaagaaataattccACAGACAACAATTCGAGAAGAACTTTTAACATCTTCAGTTGATGTTTCTTCGATGTCAAATTTGAATGAAAGTACAGAAACAACAACAGAAATGGAATCAATAACGGAACTATCAACATTGAACGATGAAATGGAAACAACTACAATTCCTCAATTATCAAGAGAAGAAGATTTAAACAAGACAGAAGTCACGTTACAACAGTTTCATTTACGAGATGGTAAAACATCTGACATAGATGTTCCAATGACGACTGAATTTGGaacaattaaagaaaatttgaacGAAACGGAAGTTGCTGTGGCAGAAGCAGTTTCTACGCTAAAAGATGTGAATGAAAACGAATTTAAGCCAGTATTGGACGATGAagatatctttgaaaatttaaacgaTGGAATTGTTTTGAATGTTAATAATAGCACAATTTCTacggaaaattttaattttatcaatacaAGTTCTGAAACCACCGAAGGATACGTTACAAcagttttaattaacaatgaaGTTGAAAATGTGCAGAATAGCACTGattttagtgttatttctaaCCAAACTGAAAATGCGAATCAAATGAATCATACTGAGTCTGCTCAAATTGAAGAATCAAATGTGACAAGTACTGAATATAATCATGAAGAAAATCATCATGAACATATTATGGAACAAATGTCGCCATTTTTAccggaaattgaaaattatacaaTTATTCATTCTGATATGCACGATATTGACCACAAGGAATACTTTGAAGTTCCTAAAATAACAGTTCCGCCAAGATTAGATAATGACCAAATGAACACAAcgaataaaaacgaaattaatccAACGGATATAACATTATCTGTTGTTCCATTAAATTCCGATGATGATAACCAAGTTCATGAGGAAGAAATTAAACagcaaaatgatttaaatttatcttttaacgAAATTTTATCTGCGGTTGAGGAAAAAACAACGACAAAAAAACTTGAGCAAGAACCGACAATTAAAAGCCACACACAAACGACATTAAGTCCGTACATTATCAATAATGTTCAtagcaataaatattttgactCATACAAAAATGATGATACTATTAGTTATGGAATATTATATGATTCACATGAATTGCCAACAACAACAATTTCatcttttgaaaatgaatctGAAAGTGAAAATGAAACTGAGAATAAAACTGAAAATGATACTGAAAGTAAAactgaaaatgaaattgagaATAAAACCGATTctgacataaaaataaatacagagACTGAAACTAAAGGTGATTTTAATGCTGAAATGAATATTGAAACTACAGAACCAATTAGTGaacaaaatgttgaaacaacaacAATGATGGATGAAATGACCACAAAATTGATTGATAAAGCTGAAACGAATGAGGTTGAGAATTTTCCAACATCAACAGAAATGATAGAAACAACAAACCCACAAATTATCTTTGActtaacaacaacaaaattaaatgattccAATATTATAGAAAGCGGAACAAGTGCTGAAGATTTATTGGCGATGGAAACAACAACATTTGGAAAAAGTACGAAACCAAACGGAGGATCTGTTGGAATAAGAGGCCAcaacgtcaaaattgaggaTATGACTACGGTTCATGCAGAAATAATTCACACTGtaacagaaattattaatataatcgAAAATGATACCGTTCCTTTTGAAACAACAACATCCGAAGAAATTCCTGAAACAACTATGATGCTTGATAACGCTGTAACAACAAATAGGAGAATGTACGCTGTTTCTGAATCAATCGAAGATGTGACAACACCATCAatgattcttttaaaaacGACAGAAAGTATCCATGACGTTGAATTCACCCCTAAAGATATTATCCAACCTGGAGGGGACGATGAAACCTTCCTTTCAGTTATTCCCCTTCCTTCATCATCATTAAAACCGGAAGGAGAAACCAAATTAGACGAAGAACTAAAATCAGATGATGATCACAAATTAAACAATCTAGAATATTTTAACAATCTTAATATCATCAATAACGAAGATGCcaatgttttagaaaaagttaatCATCAAATTAATAACGTTCATAACAAGAATGATCACGATGGAATTAAAGAAGATGAATTTGAATATTCTGATTACTCAGTTGAAAAAGCTTCAAAGAAATCACTTGGTGAGAAAAAGAGTTACGACAAAAAACCTAAATTGGATAAACAATTTGaagttgaagaaattaaacccGTCACTGAAGGATTTAGTTTAACCGGTTTTTCAAGATGCCCAATCGGACAATTCCAATGTCTCAACGGAACCTCGTTAAGAGACGGAAGTTATTGCATCCCAAGAAGCGATCGATGTGATTCAGTCGATGATTGTTCCGATGGTTCCGATGAAACAGGTTGCATTGAAATGGAATGTCCCAATAATTTCCAATGTACAAGTGGACAATGTTTGAAAAGGCATTTAGTTTGTGATGGAATTTATAATTGCAATGATAAAAGCGATGAGATTCAATGTG AAAATTGGAAATGTAACTTTGACGAATTCCTATGCGGAATTAATGGAAGATGTATTCCTTTGGCGTGGAAATGTGACGGAAAAGCTCAATGCCCTGGTGGAATCGACGAAAGAAATTGCCACCCAAAATCGTGCAGAAACGATGAATTCCATTGTGTTCAACAAGATGCTTGTGTACCTTTAACTTGGAGATGTGATGGAAAAATGGATTGTATGGATGGGGAAGATGAAAAATTATGCG gttGTTCGATTGATCAATTTAAATGTTCAATGGGAGGTGGGTGTATTAACATTTCTGGGAGATGTGATGGTATTGAACAATGTGCTGATCATTCCGACGAGTGGAATTGTGTTAAAACCGACGTTTTAAACGCTACGATTATGGATGATAACACCACGATGAATCAATCGATTCTAATGGTACAATCAATGAACACTACTTGGCTTCCGGTTTGTACGGATCGATGGAACAGTACCTTCTCAAATCTTTTCTGCCAAAAAATGGGTTTTGAACGAGCGATAATCGCCGAAGAAGTCGATTTCCCAGCGAATTTCaccgaaaaatattttagattaaaacCGATCATTGAATACACCGAAAACATTTTAACACAATTAGAAGAAACTTCAAGTTGTAATCAAGTTATTAGTATAACTTGCCAGGAATTTA ctTGCGGAACATCAACACCTCAAGATATCCAAGCTAGGATTATCTCAAATAATTCAGCGTCAACAACCCAATGGCCCAGCGTTATgcttttatataataaaaaattaaatatccaATGTACCGGAAGTTTATTAACACCATCGTGGATTTTAGCAAGTTATTCTTGTATGATTGAACAACAATCTAAACATGTTCCAGTAAAAGATTGGGTTGTATACGCAGGATCGCcttattttaataatggtgATAATTCATCGACTCAAATTGGAATTGTTAAAGATATAATATCACATCCTCAA ttaaaattcaATCAATTCGAGTACAATAACGATATGGTtcttatcaaattaaaatctccattggtaataaataataatgttagcACAATTTGTCTTCCAGCAAAAGATATTGAAGAAAGACAATTATGTGTAACAGCCGGATGGGGATATAATAAACCAGGAG aAACAAACGTTCAAAGACAATTACATTATCTACCAGTTCCTATAATTGAACAAACAACGTGTAATGGAACTGATCATTACAACGGTTTCTTAAACAAGGAGAAGATTTGTGCTGGATACACCGAATCAGATAATACACCATGTTAT aatgACGAAGGAGCTCCTTTGATGTGCTTCTCAGAAGCAACAAGTAAATTAGAGCTTCATGGGGTATTAAGCCACCATGGAAATTGTGGACGAAGTAGACATCCAGCTCTTTATTCTTCGATAAATGATGATGTAAGGCGATGGATTACGAGCACCATAGGATCACAATCATTCCAAATTTCgtaa